Below is a genomic region from Rhizobium acidisoli.
GCCCATGATATGCTCAAATAGAGCATAATAAGGAGCCGGTCATGAATCATTCTGTTTCCGCATCCTCGCTCTACGAGCGCGTCAGCCGCGTCATTCCCAAAGCCGAATGGATGACGTTCGAAAACGACGTCGACGCCATCCTCGAGCTCAAGCGCCGCCGCAACGCCGTTATTCTCGCGCACAACTACCAAACGCCCGAGATCTTTCACGGTGTGGCCGATATCGTCGGCGACAGTCTGGCGCTCGCCCGCAAGGCGATCGAGGTCGATGCCGATGTGATCGTGCTGGCCGGCGTGCATTTCATGGCCGAGACCGCCAAGCTTCTGAACCCCGAGAAAACCGTGCTGATCCCTGATCTCGCCGCCGGCTGCTCGCTGGCGGATTCGATCACGCCTGAAGATATCGCGCTGTTGCGCGAGGCTCATCCCGGCGTGCCGATCATCACCTATGTCAACACCTCGGCGGCGGTGAAGGCCGCCTCCGACATCTGCTGCACCTCGGGCAATGCCAAACAGGTAGTGGAATCGCTCGGCGTGCCCAAGGTGCTGATGATCCCGGACGAATATCTGGCGCGCAACGTCGCCCGCGAGACCGATGTCGAGATCATCGCCTGGCACGGGCATTGCGAAGTGCATGAACTCTTCACCGCAGAGGACGTGCGCCAGCTGCGCGAAAACCATCCAGGCGTGACGGTGCTCGCCCATCCCGAATGCCCGCCCGAGGTGGTGGCCGAGGCCGATTTTGCCGGCTCCACCGCTGTCATGTCGGATTATGTCGGCCGGCAGAAACCGGCGCGCGTCGTGCTGCTCACCGAATGTTCGATGAGCGACAATGTCGCCGTGCATCATCCCGAGGTCGAGTTCATTCGCCCCTGCAATCTCTGCCCGCATATGAAGCGGATCACCCTGGCCAATATCCGTGCGGCGCTCGAGGAAAACCGCCACGAGGTGACCGTCGACCCGGCAATTGCCGTGGCGGCGCGCCGCGCCGTCGAAAGGATGCTGGCGATATGACCGAGATTCTCCACAATCTCGCCGGACAGACGGTGATCGTCGGCAGCGGCCTTGCCGGGCTGATGACCGCCCTGACACTGGCGCCCGAACCTTGCGTCATCGTCACGCGCGCCGCCCTCGGCACCGAGACGTCGAGCGCCTGGGCGCAGGGCGGCATCGCCGCCGCCATGGGCGCCGACGACTGCGCCGCGCTGCATCTTGCCGATACGCTTGTCGCCGGCGACGGCCTCTGCGATCCCGCGGTCGCCGCCGGCATCATCACCGAAGCATCGGCGGCGATCTCAGCGCTGGAGCGGGCCGGCGTCCGTTTCGACAGAAATGCCGCCGGTGAACTCTCTTTCGGGCTGGAGGCTGCCCATAGCCGCCGCCGCATCGTCCACGCCGAAGGCGATGGTTCGGGGGCGGCGATCGTCGCCGCGCTGGTGCGGGCGGTGAAGCAGACACCGTCCATATTAGTGCTCGAAGGTTTTGAGGCGCGGCGGATCATGATGGATGGCGAGCGTGTCGCCGGCCTGCTCTGCGCGACCGCCAACGGCGCCGCCATCCTGCCGAGTTCGAAAGTGGTGCTCGCCACCGGCGGCATCGGCGGGCTTTACGATGCGACCACTAATCCGATGGGCAATTTCGGCCAGGGCATCGCGCTCGCCGCGAGAGCGGGTGCCGATCTCACTGATATGGAATTCGTCCAGTTCCATCCGACGGCGCTCGATTCCCGTCGCAGGCCTTTGGCGCTGGTCAGCGAGGCGGTGCGCGGCGAGGGGGCTCTGCTCGTCAACGAACGCGGCGAACGCTTCATGGCCCGCACCCCGGGCGCCGAGCTTGCGCCGCGCGACGTGGTGGCGCGCGCCATCAGTGCCGAAATCGCCCGCGGCGGCCGGGTCTTCCTCGATGCCCGCGATGCGCTGGGCAGCCGGTTTTCCACCCGCTTTCCCGTCATCTCAGCCCTTTGCAACGAGGCCGGCATCGATCCGGCGAAGGACCTCATTCCGGTGCGCCCGGCCGTTCACTATCACATGGGCGGCGTTGCGACGGATGCCAACGGCCGCAGCTCGGTTGCAGGACTCTGGGTCGTAGGCGAGGCGGGCTCGACCGGCCTGCACGGCGCCAACCGGCTCGCCAGCAATTCGCTGCTGGAGGCGGCAGTGATGGGCATGCGGGCGGCGCGCGACCTCTCTTCCATGCCGGCGAGCCGTCCCGGCACCCTCTTCGCCGAGAGACTGCCGGCGCCAGCCGATGCATCGCTCGTCCGGCCGATCGTCTCGCGCCATCTCGGCGTCT
It encodes:
- a CDS encoding L-aspartate oxidase, whose amino-acid sequence is MTEILHNLAGQTVIVGSGLAGLMTALTLAPEPCVIVTRAALGTETSSAWAQGGIAAAMGADDCAALHLADTLVAGDGLCDPAVAAGIITEASAAISALERAGVRFDRNAAGELSFGLEAAHSRRRIVHAEGDGSGAAIVAALVRAVKQTPSILVLEGFEARRIMMDGERVAGLLCATANGAAILPSSKVVLATGGIGGLYDATTNPMGNFGQGIALAARAGADLTDMEFVQFHPTALDSRRRPLALVSEAVRGEGALLVNERGERFMARTPGAELAPRDVVARAISAEIARGGRVFLDARDALGSRFSTRFPVISALCNEAGIDPAKDLIPVRPAVHYHMGGVATDANGRSSVAGLWVVGEAGSTGLHGANRLASNSLLEAAVMGMRAARDLSSMPASRPGTLFAERLPAPADASLVRPIVSRHLGVLRNAGAVEGAIAALLPLAEGDGPTADPAIVALLIAVFASLRTESRGAHARTDFPLKLGATDRHQMRLSQALEIARATSPYALAPLYILARSA
- the nadA gene encoding quinolinate synthase NadA, encoding MNHSVSASSLYERVSRVIPKAEWMTFENDVDAILELKRRRNAVILAHNYQTPEIFHGVADIVGDSLALARKAIEVDADVIVLAGVHFMAETAKLLNPEKTVLIPDLAAGCSLADSITPEDIALLREAHPGVPIITYVNTSAAVKAASDICCTSGNAKQVVESLGVPKVLMIPDEYLARNVARETDVEIIAWHGHCEVHELFTAEDVRQLRENHPGVTVLAHPECPPEVVAEADFAGSTAVMSDYVGRQKPARVVLLTECSMSDNVAVHHPEVEFIRPCNLCPHMKRITLANIRAALEENRHEVTVDPAIAVAARRAVERMLAI